A single region of the Gorilla gorilla gorilla isolate KB3781 chromosome 1, NHGRI_mGorGor1-v2.1_pri, whole genome shotgun sequence genome encodes:
- the HAX1 gene encoding HCLS1-associated protein X-1 isoform X2, whose product MSLFDLFRGFFGFPGPRSFSPGGGIRFHDNFGFDDLVRDFNSIFSDMGAWTLPSHPPELPGPESETPGERLREGQTLRDSMLKYPDSHQPRIFGGVLESDARSESPQPAPDWGSQRPFHRFDDVWPTDPHPRTREDNDLDSQVSQEGLGPVLQPQPKSYFKSISVTKITKPDGIVEERRTVVDSEGRTETTVTRHEADSSPRGDPESPRPPALDDAFSILDLLLGRWFRSR is encoded by the exons ATGAGCCTCTTTGATCTCTTCCGGGGCTTTTTCGGCTTTCCTGGACCTCGGAG cttcagcccaggaggaggGATACGTTTCCACGATAACTTCGGCTTTGATGACCTAGTACGAGATTTCAATAGCATCTTCAGCGATATGGGGGCCTGGACCTTGCCTTCCCATCCTCCTG AACTTCCAGGTCCTGAGTCAGAGACACCTGGTGAGAGACTACGGGAGGGACAGACACTTCGGGACTCAATGCTTAAGTATCCAGATAGTCACCAGCCCAGGATCTTTGGGGGGGTCTTGGAGAGTGATGCAAGAAGTGAATCCCCCCAACCAGCACCAGACTGGGGCTCCCAGAGGCCATTTCATAGG TTTGATGATGTATGGCCTACGGACCCCCATCCTAGAACCAGAGAGGACAATG ATCTTGATTCCCAGGTTTCCCAGGAGGGTCTTGGCCCGGTTCTACAGCCCCAGCCCAAATCCTATTTCAAGAGTATCTCTGTGACCAAGATCACTAAACCAGATGGG ATAGTGGAGGAGCGCCGGACTGTGGTGGACAGTGAGGGCCGGACAGAGACTACAGTAACCCGACATGAAGCAGATAGCAGTCCTAGGGGTG ATCCAGAATCACCAAGACCTCCAGCCCTGGATGATGCCTTTTCCATCCTGGACTTACTCCTAGGACGTTGGTTCCGGTCCCGGTAG
- the HAX1 gene encoding HCLS1-associated protein X-1 isoform X1 — MSLFDLFRGFFGFPGPRSHRDPFFGGMTRDEDDDEEEEEEGGSWGRGNPRFHSPQQPPEEFGFGFSFSPGGGIRFHDNFGFDDLVRDFNSIFSDMGAWTLPSHPPELPGPESETPGERLREGQTLRDSMLKYPDSHQPRIFGGVLESDARSESPQPAPDWGSQRPFHRFDDVWPTDPHPRTREDNDLDSQVSQEGLGPVLQPQPKSYFKSISVTKITKPDGIVEERRTVVDSEGRTETTVTRHEADSSPRGDPESPRPPALDDAFSILDLLLGRWFRSR; from the exons ATGAGCCTCTTTGATCTCTTCCGGGGCTTTTTCGGCTTTCCTGGACCTCGGAG CCACAGAGATCCCTTTTTTGGAGGGATGACTcgagatgaagatgatgatgaggaagaagaggaagaagggggcTCATGGGGCCGTGGGAACCCAAGGTTCCATAGTCCTCAGCAACCCCCTGAGGAATTTGGCTTCGGCTtcagcttcagcccaggaggaggGATACGTTTCCACGATAACTTCGGCTTTGATGACCTAGTACGAGATTTCAATAGCATCTTCAGCGATATGGGGGCCTGGACCTTGCCTTCCCATCCTCCTG AACTTCCAGGTCCTGAGTCAGAGACACCTGGTGAGAGACTACGGGAGGGACAGACACTTCGGGACTCAATGCTTAAGTATCCAGATAGTCACCAGCCCAGGATCTTTGGGGGGGTCTTGGAGAGTGATGCAAGAAGTGAATCCCCCCAACCAGCACCAGACTGGGGCTCCCAGAGGCCATTTCATAGG TTTGATGATGTATGGCCTACGGACCCCCATCCTAGAACCAGAGAGGACAATG ATCTTGATTCCCAGGTTTCCCAGGAGGGTCTTGGCCCGGTTCTACAGCCCCAGCCCAAATCCTATTTCAAGAGTATCTCTGTGACCAAGATCACTAAACCAGATGGG ATAGTGGAGGAGCGCCGGACTGTGGTGGACAGTGAGGGCCGGACAGAGACTACAGTAACCCGACATGAAGCAGATAGCAGTCCTAGGGGTG ATCCAGAATCACCAAGACCTCCAGCCCTGGATGATGCCTTTTCCATCCTGGACTTACTCCTAGGACGTTGGTTCCGGTCCCGGTAG